One window from the genome of Microbulbifer sp. ALW1 encodes:
- a CDS encoding aminotransferase class I/II-fold pyridoxal phosphate-dependent enzyme yields MEQTMPDLGNLSEQRQPLECRVALVSNDRDLSSNWVSALNTTAAQHENPYGLRFESVTTVALEKLLREEDRLQALIIDAGCSPDELKDAEVLADRMHDLRAQLNVFLVAQDSFLNDQGGAPASVRKRFDELFDRREGNFNHMFRLVQAFIARRASTPFADTLKEYVFSARDAWHTPGHSGGDSLRNSPWVGDFYRFMGEHVFNTDLSVSVQVLDSLLEPHSVIQEAQDLAAQAFGAEHTFFLTNGTSTANKVVIQQILGGGGKIIVDQACHKSVHHAIVMNRVEPVYLKSTLHPQFGIYGPVCRADIEQALDAHPDAGLLVITSCTYDGLRYDLKPIIDYAHERGVKVLIDEAWYAHGYFHTELRPTALECGADYVTQSTHKMLSAFSQASMIHVQDPDFDEFRFRENLNMYASTSPQYSMIASLDVARKQMVMEGYGRLRHCLQMVETLRREVDATGVFRALTREDLIPAPLANDNIRLDPTKVTIDVTASGYSGKEIQVKLFDQFGIQVEKTTYNTVTVLVTLGSTESKLLRLVHALKQLARQPRKRSHAGTARQLPEFTHLNCLPADAYFAETEELPLMDNGVAAEKKLVGRTCADEIVPYPPGIPVLVPGQQISAQIVQFLQQLLQGQNATEIHGLIFRSDEPMLRVVCNEDKASAKSANAGGKKKA; encoded by the coding sequence ATGGAACAAACGATGCCTGACCTGGGCAACTTGAGTGAGCAGCGCCAGCCGCTGGAATGTCGCGTAGCACTGGTCAGTAATGACCGGGACCTCAGCAGTAACTGGGTCAGCGCACTCAACACGACCGCAGCGCAGCATGAAAACCCCTACGGCCTGCGATTCGAGTCGGTGACCACGGTGGCGCTGGAGAAGCTCCTGCGCGAAGAAGACCGCCTGCAGGCCCTGATTATCGATGCCGGCTGCAGCCCGGATGAACTCAAGGACGCGGAAGTACTGGCAGATCGGATGCACGATCTGCGCGCGCAGCTGAACGTTTTTCTGGTGGCGCAGGATTCTTTCCTGAATGACCAGGGCGGTGCTCCCGCTTCGGTGCGCAAGCGGTTTGACGAGCTGTTCGACCGTCGCGAAGGCAATTTCAACCATATGTTCCGACTGGTGCAGGCGTTTATTGCCCGTCGCGCCTCCACCCCCTTTGCCGATACCCTGAAAGAATATGTTTTTTCTGCCCGTGATGCCTGGCACACCCCCGGCCATTCCGGCGGCGACAGCCTGCGCAACAGTCCCTGGGTAGGGGACTTCTACCGGTTTATGGGCGAACACGTATTCAATACCGATCTGTCGGTATCGGTGCAGGTACTGGATAGTTTGCTGGAGCCCCATTCGGTCATTCAGGAAGCGCAGGACCTGGCGGCCCAGGCGTTTGGTGCCGAACACACCTTCTTCCTTACCAACGGTACCTCCACTGCCAACAAGGTGGTGATCCAGCAGATTCTCGGTGGCGGCGGCAAGATTATTGTCGACCAGGCCTGTCACAAATCCGTGCACCACGCCATAGTGATGAACCGCGTCGAGCCGGTGTACCTGAAATCCACCCTGCATCCGCAGTTCGGCATCTATGGCCCGGTGTGCCGGGCCGATATCGAGCAGGCACTGGACGCGCATCCGGATGCGGGGCTGCTGGTCATTACCTCCTGCACCTACGACGGCCTGCGCTACGATCTCAAACCGATCATCGACTATGCCCACGAGCGCGGCGTCAAGGTTCTGATCGATGAGGCCTGGTACGCCCACGGTTACTTTCACACCGAATTGCGGCCAACCGCCCTGGAGTGCGGTGCGGATTACGTCACCCAGAGTACCCACAAAATGCTGTCCGCATTTTCCCAGGCCAGCATGATCCACGTGCAGGATCCGGACTTTGACGAATTCCGCTTCCGTGAAAACCTGAACATGTACGCCTCGACCAGCCCGCAGTATTCGATGATTGCGAGTCTCGATGTGGCGCGCAAACAGATGGTGATGGAAGGCTACGGTCGCCTGCGTCACTGTCTGCAGATGGTGGAAACCCTGCGCCGGGAAGTGGACGCTACCGGGGTGTTCCGCGCCCTGACCCGCGAGGACCTGATTCCCGCGCCGCTTGCCAATGACAACATTCGCCTGGACCCCACCAAGGTCACTATTGATGTCACCGCCAGCGGTTATTCCGGCAAGGAAATTCAGGTAAAACTGTTCGACCAGTTCGGTATCCAGGTAGAGAAAACCACCTACAACACCGTCACGGTGCTGGTTACCCTGGGCAGCACCGAAAGCAAATTGCTGCGTCTGGTGCACGCTCTCAAGCAGCTGGCACGGCAGCCGCGCAAGCGCAGTCATGCCGGTACCGCGCGCCAGTTGCCGGAATTTACCCATCTCAACTGCTTGCCGGCCGATGCCTACTTTGCGGAAACAGAAGAACTTCCGCTGATGGACAATGGCGTTGCCGCGGAAAAGAAACTGGTGGGGCGCACCTGCGCGGATGAAATCGTTCCCTATCCGCCGGGCATTCCGGTGCTGGTACCCGGACAGCAGATTTCCGCACAAATCGTCCAGTTCCTGCAGCAGCTGTTGCAGGGGCAGAATGCGACCGAAATACACGGCCTGATTTTCCGCTCTGATGAGCCGATGTTGCGGGTGGTCTGCAACGAGGATAAGGCCAGTGCCAAATCCGCTAATGCCGGTGGCAAAAAGAAAGCCTGA
- a CDS encoding NUDIX hydrolase: protein MGFDDTYKLSAHAVITNDADEVLQLRATYADKTWGLPGGALDLGETIHEALQRECREELGREVVIDYLSGVYYHRVYNSHVFIFRAHFKGHGDIALSSEHSAYEFFSLNDLSPVQRVRVQHCLHFNGEVQSAKF from the coding sequence ATGGGATTTGACGATACCTACAAACTCAGCGCCCATGCGGTGATTACCAACGATGCCGACGAAGTGCTGCAATTGCGCGCTACTTACGCGGACAAAACCTGGGGGCTGCCCGGGGGAGCGCTCGACCTCGGTGAAACCATACACGAGGCGCTGCAGCGCGAATGTCGGGAAGAGTTGGGGCGTGAAGTCGTCATCGACTACCTGAGTGGCGTCTATTACCACCGTGTGTATAACTCTCACGTGTTTATATTTCGAGCGCACTTCAAAGGCCACGGCGATATTGCACTATCGTCCGAGCACTCGGCGTACGAATTCTTTTCCCTCAATGACCTCTCACCGGTACAGCGGGTGCGGGTGCAGCACTGTTTGCACTTTAACGGGGAAGTTCAGAGCGCAAAATTCTAA
- a CDS encoding phospholipase A, with amino-acid sequence MFAQSEGAEDAEPTVDTYEEIEILQTDDSLQSEEKRQQNCLREQLLTAPANITLEEMRIRCQLSLIQDDRRVEETPVFATVPDVDTGTSNGVQVSRRAQAIRDASQNPFTLASHKTNYLLPITYNPKPNKGGLEDYDFDDELDLDSIEVQFQLSVQVPVWRGFLGKASFMSFAYTNRSFWQAYNSDDSAPFRETNHEPELIMTWLNDWTIFGFQNVANQIAFNHQSNGRSEPLSRSWNRIYTNFAFEKDDLYFTFKPWYRIPESREEDDNPDLEFYLGHFEFVGGVQRGDHNVSIMVRNNLRSDNKGAGELRWSFPMGSRVRGYVKYFNGYGESLIDYDESVQTLGIGIELARGTGS; translated from the coding sequence GTGTTCGCTCAAAGCGAGGGCGCGGAAGACGCCGAGCCGACGGTCGACACCTACGAAGAAATTGAGATTTTGCAGACCGACGATTCCCTGCAAAGTGAGGAAAAGCGCCAGCAAAACTGTTTGCGTGAACAGCTGCTAACAGCGCCGGCCAATATTACGCTGGAAGAGATGCGAATCCGCTGTCAGCTCTCGCTGATCCAAGATGATCGCCGGGTAGAGGAAACACCGGTGTTTGCCACGGTACCGGATGTCGACACTGGTACCTCCAACGGTGTGCAGGTGAGCAGGCGCGCCCAGGCCATTCGCGATGCCTCGCAGAACCCCTTCACCCTGGCATCCCATAAAACCAACTATCTGCTGCCGATTACCTATAACCCCAAACCCAACAAGGGTGGACTGGAAGATTACGACTTCGACGACGAGCTGGATCTGGATTCCATCGAGGTGCAGTTTCAGCTCTCGGTGCAGGTTCCGGTATGGCGGGGGTTTCTGGGCAAGGCATCGTTCATGAGCTTTGCCTATACCAACCGCTCCTTCTGGCAGGCCTACAACTCGGATGATTCAGCGCCGTTTCGCGAGACCAATCACGAGCCGGAGCTGATCATGACCTGGCTGAATGACTGGACCATATTCGGCTTCCAGAATGTCGCCAACCAGATTGCGTTCAACCACCAGTCCAACGGGCGCAGTGAGCCCCTGTCGCGCAGCTGGAACCGTATCTACACCAATTTCGCGTTTGAAAAAGACGACCTGTATTTCACATTCAAGCCCTGGTACCGGATTCCGGAGAGCCGCGAAGAGGATGACAACCCCGACCTGGAGTTCTATCTGGGCCACTTTGAATTTGTCGGCGGGGTGCAGCGGGGCGACCACAATGTATCCATTATGGTGCGCAATAACCTGCGCTCGGATAACAAGGGCGCCGGCGAGCTGCGCTGGAGTTTCCCAATGGGGAGCCGGGTGCGGGGCTATGTCAAATATTTCAATGGCTACGGCGAGAGCCTGATCGACTACGATGAATCGGTACAGACTCTGGGGATCGGTATTGAACTGGCCAGAGGCACCGGTTCCTGA
- a CDS encoding NfeD family protein has product MLEWLNTHIAYWHWLVLGLLLVTAEIFVSGFILFWFGLAALFMGALLVMVDMPITLQLLLWAGLSIALVFLWLKFIRPNWKDRTTSGMAMEALTGQVGSVIDSNIGKSRGRLRFPAPILGEDEWQFMSTSEVGIGERVKVINISGNTLVVSPH; this is encoded by the coding sequence ATGCTCGAGTGGCTCAATACCCATATCGCCTACTGGCACTGGCTGGTACTGGGACTGTTGCTGGTTACCGCGGAAATTTTTGTATCCGGTTTTATTCTGTTCTGGTTCGGCCTGGCCGCGCTGTTTATGGGTGCACTGCTGGTGATGGTCGATATGCCCATTACCCTGCAGCTGCTGCTCTGGGCCGGCCTTTCCATCGCCCTGGTATTTCTGTGGCTGAAGTTCATTCGGCCCAACTGGAAAGACAGAACTACCTCCGGCATGGCCATGGAAGCCCTCACCGGGCAGGTTGGCTCGGTGATCGATTCCAATATTGGCAAATCCCGCGGTCGCCTGCGCTTCCCGGCGCCGATCCTGGGAGAAGATGAATGGCAGTTTATGAGCACCAGTGAGGTAGGTATCGGTGAGCGGGTAAAGGTCATCAATATTTCCGGTAATACCCTGGTGGTCAGCCCGCATTGA
- a CDS encoding SPFH domain-containing protein gives MEGLSVVVALVILVIITIGMGVRIVPQGSKHIVQRLGKYHSTLNPGMNVIIPYVDQVPYKITTKDIVLDIPSQEVITEDNATIIANAVAYINIVSPEKAVYGVEDYEIAIQNLVQTALRSIVGEMSLDSALSSRDLIKAKLKEAISDDIADWGINLKTVEIQDINPSVTMQKAMEEQAAAERQRRATVTRAEGEKQAAILEADGRLEASKRDAKAQVVLADASREAIERVTQAIGDKEMPVMYLLGERYINALEELSTSANAKNILLPADLPNAVKGLLNR, from the coding sequence ATGGAAGGTTTATCCGTCGTAGTGGCTCTGGTGATACTGGTTATCATCACCATCGGCATGGGCGTGCGCATCGTGCCCCAGGGGTCCAAACATATTGTTCAGCGCCTGGGTAAATACCACAGTACCCTGAACCCGGGAATGAATGTGATCATTCCCTACGTGGACCAGGTGCCTTACAAGATCACGACCAAAGATATTGTGCTGGATATTCCATCACAGGAAGTGATCACCGAAGACAACGCCACCATCATTGCCAACGCCGTGGCCTACATCAATATCGTCTCGCCGGAAAAGGCCGTGTACGGCGTCGAGGACTACGAGATTGCCATCCAGAACCTGGTGCAAACTGCACTGCGTTCCATAGTGGGTGAAATGTCGCTGGACTCGGCCCTGTCATCCCGGGACCTGATCAAGGCCAAGCTTAAAGAAGCAATTTCCGATGACATCGCCGACTGGGGCATCAACCTTAAGACGGTGGAAATTCAAGACATCAATCCATCCGTCACCATGCAGAAAGCGATGGAAGAACAGGCCGCCGCCGAACGCCAGCGCCGCGCCACCGTGACCCGTGCGGAAGGGGAAAAACAGGCGGCAATTCTGGAAGCCGACGGCCGCCTGGAAGCCTCCAAGCGGGATGCCAAAGCCCAGGTGGTACTGGCGGATGCCAGCCGCGAAGCGATTGAGCGGGTGACGCAGGCCATTGGCGACAAGGAAATGCCGGTGATGTACCTGTTGGGTGAGCGCTATATCAACGCCCTGGAAGAACTCTCCACTTCCGCCAATGCCAAAAACATTCTGTTGCCGGCGGACCTGCCGAATGCCGTGAAAGGCCTGCTGAATCGGTAA
- a CDS encoding GNAT family N-acetyltransferase: protein MNDSQAEASGPIEALNIVIADYQDPQHRTDLLALLQEYALDPCGGGEPLPDICQRELLDRLAAFPGAFSILAYRDGQALGLVNCFMGFSTFMCKPLVNIHDVTVSEAARGLGVCTLMFEKVVEVARERDCCKITLEVLEKNLPARAAYRKCGFKPYALDEEYGQAEFWQRYL from the coding sequence ATGAATGATTCACAGGCAGAGGCATCTGGCCCGATCGAAGCGCTCAATATTGTGATTGCAGACTACCAGGATCCGCAGCACCGCACGGATCTGCTGGCTTTGTTGCAGGAGTATGCGCTCGACCCCTGTGGCGGTGGCGAGCCGTTGCCGGATATTTGCCAGCGCGAACTGCTGGATCGTCTGGCGGCCTTTCCCGGAGCCTTCTCCATTCTGGCTTACCGCGATGGACAGGCGCTGGGACTGGTGAACTGTTTTATGGGGTTTTCCACCTTTATGTGTAAACCGCTGGTGAACATTCACGATGTGACGGTAAGCGAGGCCGCGCGGGGGTTGGGTGTCTGTACCCTGATGTTCGAAAAAGTGGTGGAAGTGGCCCGGGAGCGGGATTGCTGCAAGATTACCCTGGAAGTGCTGGAGAAAAATCTCCCGGCGCGAGCCGCGTATCGCAAGTGTGGTTTCAAGCCTTACGCGCTGGATGAGGAGTATGGGCAGGCGGAGTTCTGGCAGCGCTACCTGTAA
- the can gene encoding carbonate dehydratase, with amino-acid sequence MSKLQDLIQKNREWSEATRREKPDFFLKLSEQQSPEYLWIGCADSRVPANQIVDLLPGELFVHRNVANVVVPSDLNCLSVVQYAVEALKVKHIMVVGHYGCGGVRAALEDTRLGLIESWLRHIKDVRDKHHTLIELFPEEDRVDLLCELNVLEQVIHVCQTTPVRDAWERGQELSVHGWVYGLSNGLVNDLQITVENTAQISDIYHGALTNIAQRGKG; translated from the coding sequence TTGTCAAAGCTTCAAGATCTTATTCAGAAAAACCGCGAGTGGTCCGAAGCCACCCGCCGGGAAAAACCCGACTTTTTCCTCAAGCTCTCCGAGCAACAGTCCCCTGAATACCTGTGGATTGGCTGCGCGGACAGCCGCGTCCCCGCCAACCAGATCGTCGACCTGCTCCCCGGTGAACTCTTTGTACACCGCAATGTAGCCAATGTGGTGGTCCCCTCTGACCTGAACTGCCTGTCCGTTGTGCAATACGCCGTTGAGGCGCTCAAGGTCAAACACATCATGGTGGTCGGACACTACGGGTGCGGTGGTGTGCGCGCGGCACTGGAAGACACACGCCTGGGACTGATCGAGAGCTGGCTGCGCCATATTAAAGATGTGCGCGACAAACATCACACCCTGATCGAACTCTTCCCCGAAGAAGACCGGGTGGACTTGTTGTGCGAGCTCAATGTGCTTGAGCAGGTCATCCATGTTTGCCAGACCACTCCGGTGCGGGACGCCTGGGAAAGAGGCCAGGAACTCTCCGTACACGGCTGGGTTTACGGGCTTTCCAACGGCCTGGTAAACGACCTGCAGATCACCGTGGAAAACACCGCACAGATCAGCGACATCTATCACGGCGCCCTCACCAACATCGCGCAGCGCGGCAAAGGCTGA